The Carnobacterium divergens genome includes a window with the following:
- the ccpA gene encoding catabolite control protein A: protein MEKQTITIYDVAREANVSMATVSRVVNGNPNVKPTTRKKVLEVIDRLDYRPNAVARGLASKKTTTVGVIVPDVTNLYFSSLARGIDDIATMYKYNIILANSDQNDQKEIQVLNTLLAKQVDGIIYMGHKITDEMRAEFSRSKTPVVLAGTVDPDAQVGSVNIDYTEATEQVITQLIAKGNKKIAFVSGALTEPINGIYRMNGYKKALKKAGINFDEKLVFETEYSYQAGEEMYNKLAKVGATAVFVGDDELAIGILNGALDHGIKIPEKFEVVTSNNSKLTEMVRPRLSTITQPLYDIGAVSMRLLTKLMNKEEVEEKTIILPHNIADRGTTKK from the coding sequence ATGGAAAAGCAAACAATTACAATTTATGATGTTGCAAGAGAAGCGAATGTTTCAATGGCAACAGTTTCGCGTGTGGTCAATGGAAATCCAAATGTAAAACCAACAACTAGAAAAAAAGTTTTGGAGGTTATTGATCGTTTAGATTACCGTCCAAATGCAGTAGCCAGAGGTCTAGCAAGTAAAAAAACAACTACGGTTGGTGTTATCGTACCAGATGTTACGAATTTATATTTCTCTTCATTAGCAAGAGGAATTGATGATATCGCAACAATGTACAAATACAACATTATTTTAGCAAATTCTGATCAAAACGATCAAAAAGAAATTCAAGTATTAAATACATTACTTGCTAAACAAGTAGATGGAATTATTTATATGGGACACAAAATTACAGATGAAATGCGTGCTGAGTTTTCACGTTCAAAAACGCCTGTAGTTTTAGCTGGAACCGTTGATCCAGATGCGCAAGTTGGCAGTGTGAACATTGATTACACTGAAGCAACAGAACAAGTAATCACGCAATTAATTGCAAAAGGCAATAAAAAAATAGCCTTTGTTTCAGGCGCTTTAACTGAACCAATCAATGGAATTTACCGTATGAATGGTTATAAAAAAGCATTGAAAAAAGCAGGGATTAACTTTGATGAAAAATTAGTATTTGAAACGGAATACTCTTACCAAGCTGGTGAAGAAATGTATAACAAATTAGCTAAAGTAGGGGCAACAGCAGTTTTTGTTGGCGATGATGAATTAGCAATTGGTATTTTAAATGGAGCGTTAGATCATGGGATTAAAATTCCAGAAAAATTTGAAGTCGTTACAAGTAATAATTCAAAATTAACTGAAATGGTTCGCCCTCGTTTAAGTACGATTACGCAACCTTTATATGATATTGGTGCTGTTTCAATGCGTTTATTGACAAAATTGATGAATAAAGAGGAAGTTGAAGAAAAAACAATTATCTTACCTCACAATATTGCGGATCGTGGAACAACTAAAAAATAA
- a CDS encoding M24 family metallopeptidase, protein MKKQLKELQQWLKDHQVDVAFVNAPETIGYFTGYESDPHERVLALLVFPETNPFLFTPALEIDDAKNSEWNFDVFGYLDNEDPWKIIAEKVNEVTSAVTNWAVEKDSLTLNRFEALQNYFPTSQFKTDLTPMIQRLKLIKTPDEIATMIEAGKWADFAFEVGFNAIKEGIMEQEVVAEIEYQLKKKGIMQMSFDTIVLAGDNAASPHGNPGERKIKKNELVLFDLGVVYNGYTSDATRTVAFGEPSKEAKEIYDIVLTAHNAALAAVKPGITAGELDKIARDIITDAGFGPYFNHRLGHGLGSSVHEYPSLMEGNPLVIEEGMCFSIEPGIYVPGVAGVRIEDCLYVTKEGCEVFTHTPKTYTTI, encoded by the coding sequence ATGAAAAAACAGTTAAAAGAATTACAACAATGGTTAAAAGACCATCAAGTAGATGTCGCCTTTGTCAATGCTCCAGAAACAATTGGCTACTTTACTGGCTATGAAAGTGATCCACATGAGCGGGTTTTAGCATTGCTTGTCTTTCCAGAAACCAATCCATTTTTATTCACTCCTGCTCTTGAAATAGATGACGCAAAAAATAGCGAATGGAATTTTGATGTCTTTGGTTATTTAGATAATGAGGATCCTTGGAAAATCATTGCTGAAAAAGTGAATGAGGTTACGTCAGCAGTAACTAATTGGGCTGTTGAAAAAGACAGTCTAACCTTAAACCGATTTGAAGCTCTTCAAAATTACTTTCCTACAAGTCAATTTAAAACAGACTTAACCCCAATGATTCAACGGTTAAAATTAATCAAAACGCCTGATGAAATTGCCACAATGATTGAAGCAGGTAAATGGGCCGATTTCGCATTTGAAGTTGGTTTTAATGCCATCAAGGAAGGCATTATGGAACAAGAAGTCGTTGCTGAAATTGAATACCAACTCAAGAAAAAAGGCATTATGCAAATGAGCTTTGATACTATTGTCTTAGCAGGTGATAATGCCGCAAGTCCCCATGGCAATCCAGGCGAACGTAAAATTAAAAAGAATGAACTTGTACTCTTTGATTTAGGTGTTGTCTACAATGGCTATACTAGTGATGCGACAAGAACAGTTGCCTTTGGAGAGCCTTCAAAAGAAGCTAAAGAAATTTACGACATTGTTTTAACTGCCCATAATGCTGCTTTAGCAGCCGTTAAACCAGGTATTACAGCTGGCGAATTGGACAAAATTGCCCGTGATATTATTACGGATGCTGGATTTGGACCTTATTTCAATCACCGATTAGGTCATGGCTTAGGCAGCTCGGTTCATGAATACCCTTCACTGATGGAAGGAAATCCACTTGTGATTGAAGAAGGCATGTGCTTTTCAATCGAACCTGGCATTTACGTTCCCGGCGTGGCCGGCGTTCGAATTGAAGATTGTTTATACGTTACTAAAGAAGGTTGTGAAGTCTTCACTCATACACCTAAAACCTATACAACGATTTAA